AAATTCTTGCTTGTGGATAAGAAAGAATAGATTACTGATGCAAGAAAAAATGtttgttctttttgtttttaagaTTGAAGACCAGCGACAACCACCCTTAAAATAGCAACACTCCAACGGCTAGATACGGGAAATAAGAAGTTAGAAAGaggttagaaaaagaaaaaaaagcgGCTAGAATAAGGAAGCTAGAGATGAAGAGGAACATGTTTGTATTAATTCACAAGTGATCAAAGCACAAACGAACGTGTTATCAAACCGTGAACGATCCAGTTTTGTGCACGGGCATTGTGTTACCAAACCGTTCAAATTCGGCTTTGCGCGTCGCAACGCGTGCAGAGAAAAAAACTAGTTGAAGATAAAATCAACATATTTAGCTATTTTAGTGTAGGTGATTGTTgattgtaatttttttaaaatttatattcCATCTAGTTATATCTAAATTTAAATCTCATTTTCTTGAAATTAATTTGTTAGCGAGCTTCAACTTCATCTATATAACAGCTTTGATTCAACTAGACAAGAATTTGTGCGATAATAACCTCTTTTATCCTAAAATCCACACTTCTTTTTTTCAACATTTTAGTCTTACCACTTCTTTTCTAAAGAAATATAAcatcaaattgttcaaaaacacTTAACCCAATACTTGGCCTTGAATAACAACAAAAACACATCCAGTCTAAATCAAAGTTAAAGAACATAAAAAACACATAAATGTCATGAAACAAAAACTGACAAAAAGattcaaaacaagttttaaacttaATATCCACCCTTGAGATCATTGACCACATCATAAGGAATAGGAGTCACAGTCTCTAGGGTGGTTCCTTCAACCATAAATCCCGGTTTGGGTCCAAGCGGCTGCCTCTTAGTACTGATCACCACACCCTTCGCCTTAGCCTCAGCCTTTAGTTGATCGTTCTTCTTGATCCTCTGCTTCAACTCTTCGTTGCACCTTGATGGCATCACATGCTCAATTCGCACATGAATCCTCTTCTTAATGATTCTGTTACCAACCTGCGATATATAAAACATACAATCTGTCACAAAATATTAAATATTTCAACTTCTTTAACAGCAAAGTGATAAAAAATGCTTCCTGTAACAAGTTCCACAAATAAATATACGAGAGAAATCAAGggaacttagagaactcggcctTCCTATACGAGAGTTTTGCACCCATTTTTTCCCTCTAGATTAAAATGTTTAAAAGGACTgccgtaaaaaaaaatcaaagtggtgttTTTCGGCCCATTACAGCATTTACGGCTGCCATGAATGAAATAAAAAACAAGGTTTTTTTCGGAAAAGttaattttttagtatttttggtaaaaaaaattgaaaaatccttTCGTAAGGCCAAGTTATCTAAGTTCACACGACTTGTATAAGTTTTAAGTTTAACTTAACCCTATATACATAAACACTGATTAACAGTGTTTAGCATTGCTTATTAGCAGATAAACAGCTAAATAAACAAACCCTACTTCTCACAAAATACAATACACAATAATTCAAGCAGTCTGCTTCTATCCAAACACTCAAAAACTTTTTATTTGTTGCATCAAAACAGTTTTAATAAACACACCAAAAACCTCAATTTTGTTCAAATTTAAAGGTCCAAAATATCACAGTGCCCTTAGAAAATCACATGTACAAACATTGTTACAGTATAATGCTTTCAGATCAGATGCTCTATATGAAAAGGAAACACATAGAAACATTGGAATTATAGATCAATAAAAAAGATGGAAAATAAAATTGACCTGTTTGTTCATCTCGACTCCAATAGCACGCTTGGTGACATTCCAGACCTGACCAGTGCGACCATGGTAGAACTTGTGGGGCATACCCTTGTGAACGGCGCCGTTAACCTTGATGTCGACGTAATCTCCGACATGGTAGGTTCTGAGGTATGTGGAGAGATGGATGGTTCCCTTCTTCCTGAACCCTCTTGCGAACAAATCCCTTGTTCTTGAGCGTAACCCGTGACCAGCCGGCATCTTTAGTTAGGTGGGTGAGATTGGAGAGGGTATTGAGTGTCAGTGTCGCGGCAGGGTATAATATGAGATGTTTGGTTGCTAGGGTTTTTTCGTTTGGGCTTAATGGGCTTGAGTTACTGGGCCTTTTATAACAAAAGTGTTTGATGAATTAATGGAGGTGTACATTTCGGGTttgggtttgtttgtttgctaAATTGTCTCAGATCGTAAACCAAATTGGTCTGGTCAACTTTTGTAAACCTGGTTTAAGTCAAAATTGATGAAAAAAGCAAATCGAAACCCAAATCGTAAAGTTCCCGTACAAATAATTTTAAcatacaaaacgtacgaatagcatgaaaaaggcaaaaaaacgcggtgacattttcgtGATTATTTGCTTGTAGGTGGTTAAAATTACTCTACACacgaacattttacaaaattactctacaaagatcaaaattactttacaggatcatttgtagagtaattctgataattactaataattacgaaaatgccactaAAAGGAATTGGTACCAGATTAGTAGATAATCGGAAGTTAAGAAGAGTAATTGGCTAACACCCAATCAGGGGCGAAGGAtttaaggggcggggaggggcgcccaccccccgaacttttcggtcaatagtgttatatatgtacgtttcgtatagaattttgtaggtatatacgttttcgacccccggtttttaaaaaaaaattaggtatatacgttttagaccccccggttttaatttttttatttatatagcccaaataaaatatttaattagtCCAATTATTATAGCCCAAATCATTATATTTGGTAGAACTAGATTATTAGACCCGTGTACTACACGGGTTTAAAGATATAAAATTATAAGTTATTTAATTTTATGGTGTCTTCATAAATTTatataaatgattttttttaccaTAGATGACGGAAGAGTTGGTCATGCGTAAAAACCAATTCTTTTAAAAACAAACCAACTTTACATAGAAATTGTCTTGTATTTTTATTTATCGTCATGGCAAAACATAGGGCGAGAGGAAACTGTCTTCTTTTCAATTTAAACGTAAGCCTTCTGTTTGGCAGTATTAAACGAAATCTAGGAATAAACATTCAAGTGCCAGTATTACCTCCGGATAATATAAGTGCCTCAATAACCTGATCACCCGGTGATAGGATCTGTAGTAGAGTTCCAGACATAAACTATTCTTTTGATCAATATAACTCCATTTAGGACATCTGGCGAGTATAGATTTGCATCAAAATTATTGTGAATATATTCTATCcttaaacccgtgtattacacgagtctAATAACATTAAAAGTGTTTTTAACGCATGAAAGTAAACCAGTTTTCAAGTATCAGATTAACCTATTCTTtaccatttttattattataatataaaataataatttatttgatagatgttttaaacatatagtaaaaaaaatcattttaaagAATAAGAAGGTGTTGTCACATTAACATTAAGTAGAACTGTTACTAATAACtaatctatctattatactaaatgaATTCTCTTAGACCACATGGACTATTCTTAGCCAATCAATTGGGTGATGTGGACACCCTCTTAGGCTAGATAATTGTTGATGAGCGCCAAACCCCCTTTTCCTTTATTCTCCGCTCTTTTTCTATTCTCTCACACAATGCATCTTATTTCCTCTTCCTTCGGTCATACGATTCAAACCCTAAAAATCAGATGGATGCTTCCCTTCAACGATTCCATTGAGAAAACCCTAAAATCTTCCATACGTTTTTGGCTTTTCACATACGCTTGGTCATAACCCTCTCTCTCATCCTCTCAAAATCATTCAAACGGCGAATCCTCTCCTGCGAAACCCTAATCGGCGATTCCTGTCCTCACGGAGAGCGGCAATAACAACCTCTACAGATCTCCTTATATCTTTCACGTAGCGAACCCTATCATTCATCACTCTCTCaatcgttctgatcttctactggTAACTAACATTTTTCATGCTTGCTTTTATCGTGTTTTACCCTACTTTTGCTTTGATTTTATGTTTGTAAACAAATATTCCAGATTTTTTGTGTATCGGAACAATTAGGGCTTTCGAATCTGATCAGTTTAACTCGATCATCGAGTGTTTGTTTGATGTAACGATTTGGGTTTTTTTCTTGCTAAATTGATGTTAAAAACATGTCAATTCGGGTTGATTTGGTGAAACTGATTGGGAGCAGCAGTCGGTTAGGGTTAGAAGGGGGTGTTGATGGTCGATTATGGGTGCAAGGGGGAGTGGTGCAACGATGTTGGTTGTGGTGGTTTCGCAGCGGTGAAGATGAGTGGAGGCGGTGGTTGGCTGCACGGATATGGTAGTAGATGGGTTATAGGTGGGTGTGGTATTCGTGCCATTAGCAAAAGAGAtttaaaaacaaaactgatgatgCAACAATATCTTTACGAGATTTGATTAAAATTTGATTTACCAAGTGGAATTCCCCTGTCGAAGGTAACAAGTCTTGCTTAAAACTTATAATTTTCTTAGTATGATTTACCGTTTCCACATGTTTTTAGTATGATTTAGGGCTTTTTATACAAACTCATGTTAATAGAGTTGGGTGAAATTTGAAATTGTATTGAACTGTATTGAAATTTGTATCAGTAGAGGTCTTTGTTTTggttaaaatctcgaacatacaTTATTATTTTTACCTAAAAACAAGCTTATCGTAATATTGTTCTTTTATGCTGGTAAAGTGATTTTCATCATTTAAGCttaattttttttgtatatttaaAAAATTACAACCTTTGTTGTGTGCTTATGACAGGTTGAAGACATGGATCATGGAGGAACTATGTTTCCCTATACATGTATCCATACCGATCTGGCCCATTGAAAGACATTTATAATTTTTGAGATGGCAATGGATTCAAAACAATCACTATGCGGTTAGGAGGGGATGTGATTGTTGATGTGATTGTTTTCAGCCGTACATATTGGAACAAGTAATGTTTAATGTTGTTTGATTCTTTATTTGAGTTCTTTATTTGATGTTGTGGTCGATTGATTGATTTTACGATTACAAGATATGGCCGAATCGGTTGTGTATCCAGATTCGGTTAGATATTTATGACATTTTTTTCTTTCTAAAGTTGATCTAGCATTTGATTTCACCTTTGGATGATAGATGACGGAGTTGAAGGTGGATTAATTGCTTTATACGGGAACATCTAGAAAGCTGTGGAAGTTAATTCATCAAACAAGAATATTACAGTTATAATTGATGATATTTCTCTTCTGGAAGTGGCTGCTAATGGTTCTACAAAAGACATTCTAAATTTGATGCATTACTACCATACATTAACCACACAGTTTGTAAGACACCATTTGATCTTCATTCTGAGACATATAAGCATGTTGATTTGAATGTTTTAACTTATTTTTTGTTTTGAGAGGGTTGTACGATAATTACTGTTCTTCCTGAGGACATTTATTCAAGTGGAGATGGATTTACATTTCCTTTACAAATGGAGTACCTTGCTGACATCACCATAAACCGAGCCTTTGATAACCGGGTTGGCAGCAAATGTTCACGGGCAGGTATTTGCTATATTTTTTGCTCACATTCACCGGTAATAGTTATAGTTGTACAAACATGGAACACTGTTGTTGAAATTTGCTTATATGGTTAGTGTTAAATAGGATTACAATTCTTATATTGTTTCAGTagtgatatatatttttttgcaaTAAAACGATTTGAGGTAGGGCCTTGTgatccatttgacccgtttgaatcTTTAGCAAAACTTATCTGAATCAACAATTCTCAAGAAATGGGTAAATGGGTTAAAAATGTAACCTGTAGAAGTTACTGTCTTCTATAATATTTAATATGAATGCATGATCTTTAAGGGTGAATACACATTTATGTTAAAATATTATACATTAACCTAACAAGGACACTTGATAATATATTGATTTCTTTATActtctgttttattttttttttcttcagaTTTTGACTTCTCACTAAACAACCAATACCTTGCGTCATCTTCACTGGATAAAACTGTGAGGGCATGGGATATTCCAAATGGTCTTTGCATACGAGTTATATATGGATTTACCTCCCAGCTTTGTATTCGATTTCATACGGTTAGTGCAAATCAACATTGCATATATCTTATATAGTTATGTTATAGGGAAAATTACATAAATACCATTTTTTAGCGTACATACCATTGGTTTTTAGTACAAAATACACTTCAAAAATTATGTGAAGAGTGCTAATGGATTTCATTTTAGGATTATAGTTGATAAAGAAAGATATTTTGGGCATACACTAATCTTAATCTATGTAACTAATTGCAAGTGAATAATAGTTTTCTTACACTTGGAAATGCAAACAGAGAAGTATGGGTAATAATGCAAACAGAGAAGTATGGGTAATAATGCAAATCTTATCCTACCTTTATTTTTGTGGGTAGATTGAATTTGAAAGAATAAAATAATAGTAACAATATAGGCTAAGTAACGTGTGTTCCAAGTTAGTTTAAGTTGTAATTAGACTATAAAACTAATTAACTAATTAAGGAAGtaaatgatagtaataatattttaaaataatagTCTGATCATGTATTTCCTATCTTAGGTATTCAATTTTAGTACAGGAATATTAATAAGTAAGATAGTTGTTGACGGTGAGGTTTATGCCCTCAATTATGACCATATGGGCCAGTTTATATTCTGCGGGGATTCACAGGTCAGCCTTTTTCAAAATCAACAAGTCAACTCTATCCTGATAACACAGACACACAAAGACTAAACTGTTACTTTTGATTTCTTAGGGTTCTAGA
Above is a window of Helianthus annuus cultivar XRQ/B chromosome 14, HanXRQr2.0-SUNRISE, whole genome shotgun sequence DNA encoding:
- the LOC110908762 gene encoding 60S ribosomal protein L21-1: MPAGHGLRSRTRDLFARGFRKKGTIHLSTYLRTYHVGDYVDIKVNGAVHKGMPHKFYHGRTGQVWNVTKRAIGVEMNKQVGNRIIKKRIHVRIEHVMPSRCNEELKQRIKKNDQLKAEAKAKGVVISTKRQPLGPKPGFMVEGTTLETVTPIPYDVVNDLKGGY
- the LOC110908760 gene encoding nuclear distribution protein PAC1-like; translated protein: MHYYHTLTTQFGCTIITVLPEDIYSSGDGFTFPLQMEYLADITINRAFDNRVGSKCSRADFDFSLNNQYLASSSLDKTVRAWDIPNGLCIRVIYGFTSQLCIRFHTVFNFSTGILISKIVVDGEVYALNYDHMGQFIFCGDSQGSRYSTSGWRRPFHIRDERTEVTRQLRMGVDRVRSRK